The Flavobacterium piscisymbiosum genome includes a region encoding these proteins:
- a CDS encoding ACP phosphodiesterase, whose protein sequence is MNFLAHIYLSGDNDLIKIGNFMADGIRGKQFEHFPDEVQKGIILHRSIDTYTDSHDVFRQSTKRLHEKYHHYAGVIVDIVYDHFLAKNWKKYSDEKLEDFINRFYQSLHENYDILTEKTQGLMPYMIERNWLLSYQTVEGIHNILTQMDRRSKNLSKMQFASAELVEFYTEFEQEFTLFFEDIKAHSKQKLLSL, encoded by the coding sequence ATGAATTTCCTAGCCCACATTTATTTGTCCGGAGACAATGATTTAATTAAAATTGGCAACTTTATGGCCGATGGAATTCGCGGGAAACAATTTGAACATTTTCCTGATGAAGTTCAAAAAGGTATTATTTTGCATCGCTCGATAGACACTTACACAGATTCTCACGATGTTTTCAGACAAAGCACCAAACGTTTACATGAAAAATACCATCATTATGCCGGCGTTATTGTTGATATTGTTTACGACCATTTTTTAGCCAAAAACTGGAAAAAATATTCAGATGAAAAACTGGAAGATTTCATTAATCGATTCTACCAATCATTACATGAAAACTATGATATCCTTACCGAAAAAACACAAGGTCTAATGCCTTATATGATCGAAAGAAACTGGCTTTTGAGTTATCAAACCGTAGAAGGAATTCATAATATCCTGACTCAAATGGACCGAAGGTCTAAGAACCTATCAAAGATGCAGTTTGCAAGTGCAGAACTAGTAGAATTTTATACCGAATTCGAACAGGAATTCAC